In Tripterygium wilfordii isolate XIE 37 chromosome 17, ASM1340144v1, whole genome shotgun sequence, the genomic window AGGTGCTAAGGAGGTGGATGCAACAAGGCAGAACCTTGGATGGCCGTATGAGCCTTTCCACGTGCCTGAGGAAGTTAAAACGTAAGTGATTTATGACGTTTTCACCTGATTATTATGTTTagtgtgtttgatttgttattcAATAACATTTTCtggaaatttttattttctgagtTGCTCTTCAATTTAAACTCTTAACTTGTACGGAATTTGGGCAGGCATTGGAGTCGTCATGCTCCTGAGGGTGCTGCTCTTGAAGCTGCCTGGAATGCCAAATTCGCAGAGTATGAGAAGAAGTACCAGGATGAAGCTGCAGAGTTGAAGTCTATCATTACGGGTGAACTACCTGCTGGTTGGGAGAAGGCCCTTCCGgtgagttaagttcaaatactTACATTTGCTCTTTGTCTTACCTTCAGGTTGATTTTTTGTGATGTACTTATATTGTACAGCTGGGCtatttgattatgaatgtgaATTTGTTCTTGTGGCAAGCATTTTGATAGTCGAGTTTGATTGATCTGATTCCTTTATAAGTTCACATTTCTTCCAAAAGAACAGTCGAACAACATAAACTAATTTTGTCATTATGATTCCTTGACAATTTTTGGAGGAATTGATCTAGCAAGTATCACCAGAATATTACTGCATCTAAGCTCTTTTTCTTGCACTTTTTCCAGACATACACTCCTGAGAGCCCAGCTGATGCAACCAGAAACCTATCTCAGCAAAATCTTAATGCTCTTGCAAAAGTTCTTCCTGGTTTCCTCGGTGGCAGTGCAGACCTTGCTTCTTCCAACATGACCTTGCTGAAAATGTTTGGGGACTTCCAAAAGGACACACCAGAAGAACGCAATGTTAGATTTGGTGTTAGGGAGCATGGGATGGGAGCTATCTGCAATGGCATTGCCCTTCACAGCCCTGGCCTGATTCCATACTGTGCTACATTCTTTGTATTCACTGACTATATGAGAGCTGCTATCAGAATTTCTGCTTTATGTGAAGCTGGGGTTATATATGTTATGACCCATGATTCAATTGGTCTGGGAGAAGATGGACCAACTCATCAACCAATTGAACACTTGGCAAGCTTCCGGGCAATGCCAAACATTTTGATGCTACGCCCTGCTGATGGAAATGAGACTGCTGGTGCATACAAGGTTGCTATCCTCAACAGGAAGAGACCCTCTATCCTTGCCCTGTCTCGACAAAAGCTGCCCCAGCTTCCTGGAACTTCAATTGAGGGAGTTGAAAAGGGAGGTTACACTATCTCTGACAATTCTTCAGGTAACAAGCCAGACGTTATTTTGATGGGAACTGGTTCTGAATTGGAAATTGCAGCCAAAGCTGCTGAGGAACTAAGAAAGGAAGGGAAGGCTGTAAGAGTTGTGTCCTTTGTTTCTTGGGAGCTTTTTGATGAGCAATCAGATGCATACAAGGAAAGTGTTTTACCGGCTGCTGTAACAGCTAGGGTTAGCATTGAAGCTGCATCAACATTTGGGTGGGCGAAAATTGTTGGGAGCAAGGGAAAGGCTATCGGAATCGACACATTTGGGGCTAGCGCACCTGCAGGTAAAATATACAAGGAGTTTGGTATCACTGCTGAGGCTGTTATAGCAGCTGCTAAAGAATTTTTCTAGATGATATCATCTGGTTAACAGGCTGTTGTCGTAAGTGAGGTGGCCTCTTTTATTTGAAATAAGAAGGGAGATTGAAATTTATGTTGCATAAAAAATTGCTTAGTAAAGAAGCATCATGGATCAATTGGAAGGAGAGGAGGGTTTATGAAAATGCTTAGAATTTGTAACTGACCATGTCTTAAGTTTTGTAATGTTCTGTTTGTTAGTTAATGAGTTCGAGATTCTGCCTGTCTTCATCCTATTTTATGTGAATAAAAGGGGGGTCTTGGATTACTTGTCGTTAGTTTGATGACATATACCTGGATGGCTAGATTTTTGTGTTAGGTACCTTCAGCCATTTCAGTTAATGTAGCCGGGTATTGTCTGAGTGGTTTGTTACACATTTGTTTGTTCTTCCATTCTTGCTCCAAGGCAGTATGGATTTGGTGATTGCTTTGG contains:
- the LOC119982454 gene encoding transketolase, chloroplastic yields the protein MASTSSLTISQALLARAISHHQTPDHRLSPSNLSFPAFSGLKSTNSQTPRAAISRRRIASRHSTVRAAAVETLDATAETSLVEKSINTIRFLAIDAVEKANSGHPGLPMGCAPMGHILYDEIMRYNPKNPYWFNRDRFVLSAGHGCMLQYALLHLAGYDSVKEEDLKSFRQWGSKTPGHPENFETPGVEVTTGPLGQGIANAVGLALAEKHLAARFNKADNEIIDHYTYCILGDGCQMEGISNEACSLAAHWGLGKLIAFYDDNHISIDGDTEIAFTESVDTRFEGLGWHVIWVKNGNTGYDEIRAAIKEAKAVKDKPTLIKVTTTIGFGSPNKANSYSVHGSALGAKEVDATRQNLGWPYEPFHVPEEVKTHWSRHAPEGAALEAAWNAKFAEYEKKYQDEAAELKSIITGELPAGWEKALPTYTPESPADATRNLSQQNLNALAKVLPGFLGGSADLASSNMTLLKMFGDFQKDTPEERNVRFGVREHGMGAICNGIALHSPGLIPYCATFFVFTDYMRAAIRISALCEAGVIYVMTHDSIGLGEDGPTHQPIEHLASFRAMPNILMLRPADGNETAGAYKVAILNRKRPSILALSRQKLPQLPGTSIEGVEKGGYTISDNSSGNKPDVILMGTGSELEIAAKAAEELRKEGKAVRVVSFVSWELFDEQSDAYKESVLPAAVTARVSIEAASTFGWAKIVGSKGKAIGIDTFGASAPAGKIYKEFGITAEAVIAAAKEFF